A region of Streptomyces sp. WMMC500 DNA encodes the following proteins:
- a CDS encoding ABC transporter ATP-binding protein, with translation MTTRTPADDVLLHARGLVKRYRRSRHGEPFTAVDGIDFAVRRGEAFGFLGPNGAGKSSTMRMIACVSPATAGTLRILGRDPATDGALIRSRIGVVPQDDTLDAELTVRENILVYGRYFGLPRRAVREKAAELLEFAQLGERADSPVESLSGGMRRRLTIARSLVNDPEVLLLDEPTTGLDPQARHALWDKLFRLKRGGITLILTTHYMDEAEQLCDRLTVMDHGRIVATDTPAGLIERHSTPEVLELRYHPEVQSVMAEKLAGLAERIEVLPERLLLYTGNGRATLARVLAGNDEPLTSLVRRATLEDVFLTLTGRSLVD, from the coding sequence CTGCTGCACGCCCGCGGCCTGGTCAAGCGCTACCGCAGGAGCCGGCACGGCGAGCCGTTCACCGCCGTCGACGGCATCGACTTCGCCGTACGGCGCGGCGAGGCGTTCGGCTTCCTCGGCCCCAACGGCGCGGGCAAGTCCTCCACCATGCGCATGATCGCCTGCGTGTCGCCCGCGACGGCCGGCACCCTGCGTATCCTCGGCCGCGACCCGGCGACGGACGGGGCACTGATCCGCAGCCGCATCGGCGTCGTACCGCAGGACGACACGCTCGACGCCGAACTGACCGTCCGGGAGAACATCCTCGTCTACGGGCGCTACTTCGGCCTGCCCCGCCGGGCCGTCCGTGAGAAGGCCGCGGAGCTCCTGGAGTTCGCGCAGCTCGGCGAGCGGGCGGACAGCCCGGTCGAGAGCCTCTCCGGGGGCATGCGCCGCCGGCTCACGATCGCCCGTTCGCTCGTCAACGACCCCGAGGTCCTGCTGCTGGACGAGCCCACCACCGGACTCGACCCGCAGGCGCGGCACGCCCTGTGGGACAAGCTCTTCCGCCTCAAGCGCGGCGGCATCACCCTCATCCTGACCACCCACTACATGGACGAGGCGGAACAGCTCTGCGACCGCCTGACGGTCATGGACCACGGCAGGATCGTCGCGACGGACACTCCCGCCGGGCTGATCGAGCGGCACTCCACCCCCGAGGTGCTGGAGCTGCGCTACCACCCCGAGGTCCAGTCCGTCATGGCGGAGAAGCTCGCCGGCCTCGCCGAACGGATCGAGGTACTTCCCGAGCGCCTGCTGCTCTACACCGGCAACGGCAGGGCGACGCTGGCCCGGGTCCTCGCCGGGAACGACGAGCCGCTCACCAGCCTGGTGCGGCGGGCCACCCTCGAGGACGTCTTCCTCACCCTCACCGGCCGCAGCCTCGTCGACTGA
- a CDS encoding ABC transporter permease produces MNAPALREFSYRMIRYRRTWRGTVVVSVANPLMFLLALGGGLGTLIDRNAPASLGDVSYVAFLAPGLLAAATMQTAVLESTGPVYESTRGRGNYRAASATCVEPFQIYLGHLLFIAFRAVTSALAFVAVMAAFGLSRSPGTAAALVGAAALTGVAFAAPMAAWAVGVRRPASLDSVFRFVVMPLYMLSGTFFAVDQLPAAVRPLAWVTPLWHGVDLCRTVSLGTDRPAMTIVHVCCLVALTVAGCAAGRVTYRRQLHP; encoded by the coding sequence GTGAACGCCCCCGCCCTGCGCGAGTTCTCGTACCGCATGATCCGCTACCGGCGCACCTGGCGCGGCACGGTCGTGGTCAGCGTCGCCAACCCGCTGATGTTCCTGCTCGCCCTCGGCGGCGGGCTGGGCACGCTGATCGACCGCAACGCCCCCGCCTCCCTCGGCGACGTCTCCTACGTGGCCTTCCTCGCCCCGGGGCTGCTGGCGGCGGCCACGATGCAGACCGCCGTGCTGGAGTCGACCGGCCCCGTCTACGAGTCGACGCGCGGGCGGGGCAACTACCGGGCCGCTTCGGCGACCTGCGTGGAGCCGTTCCAGATCTATCTGGGCCATCTGTTGTTCATCGCCTTCCGGGCGGTGACCAGTGCCCTGGCCTTCGTGGCGGTCATGGCGGCCTTCGGCCTGTCGCGATCGCCCGGCACCGCGGCGGCCCTGGTGGGCGCCGCGGCGCTGACCGGGGTGGCGTTCGCCGCCCCGATGGCGGCCTGGGCGGTGGGGGTGCGCCGCCCGGCGTCCCTGGACAGCGTCTTCCGGTTCGTCGTCATGCCCCTGTACATGCTGTCCGGCACCTTCTTCGCCGTGGACCAACTCCCCGCCGCGGTCCGGCCGCTGGCCTGGGTGACACCCCTGTGGCACGGGGTGGACCTCTGCCGGACCGTCAGCCTCGGCACCGACCGGCCGGCCATGACGATCGTGCACGTCTGTTGTCTGGTCGCCCTCACCGTGGCCGGCTGCGCGGCCGGCCGGGTCACCTACCGGCGACAACTGCACCCGTGA
- a CDS encoding ABC transporter permease, which yields MSTETSGGAFAHRPGGWKDLSLRRSGRLVERHLLIYRHTPGVLVAEIFEPLLYLLAIGVGIGHLVGDVPGVEDSADGYSAFVAPALLATAAMNGAMNETTFNLLRKLRVDRIYDSVLTTPMTVSDIALGEVCWAVLRGTLTSTGFLAVIAALGLVQSPWAVLVIPCAALVGFAFAAVGLAVTTFLRGWQDFQYIQLAMLPMFLFATTFYPLDVYPRPVQAVVACLPLYQSIELTRGIALGRLAISLPVAVAYLVLMGLAGLVIARGRLARVLLR from the coding sequence GTGAGCACGGAGACTTCCGGCGGGGCGTTCGCCCACCGGCCCGGTGGGTGGAAAGACCTGTCACTGCGCCGCTCCGGCCGGCTGGTGGAACGCCATCTGCTGATCTACCGGCATACTCCGGGGGTGCTGGTGGCGGAGATATTCGAGCCCCTTCTCTACCTGCTCGCCATCGGCGTCGGAATCGGCCATCTCGTCGGCGACGTGCCCGGAGTCGAGGACTCCGCCGACGGCTACAGCGCCTTCGTCGCGCCCGCGCTGCTCGCCACGGCCGCTATGAACGGAGCGATGAACGAAACCACCTTCAACCTGCTGCGCAAACTGAGGGTGGACAGAATCTACGACTCGGTGCTGACCACCCCGATGACGGTCTCCGACATCGCCCTGGGGGAGGTCTGCTGGGCGGTGCTGCGCGGCACCCTCACCTCCACCGGATTTCTCGCCGTCATCGCTGCCCTCGGGCTCGTCCAGTCGCCGTGGGCGGTGCTGGTGATCCCGTGCGCGGCCCTGGTCGGCTTCGCCTTCGCCGCCGTGGGACTCGCCGTGACGACCTTTCTGCGGGGCTGGCAGGATTTCCAGTACATCCAACTGGCCATGCTCCCGATGTTCCTCTTCGCGACGACCTTCTATCCGCTGGACGTCTACCCGCGCCCGGTCCAGGCCGTGGTCGCGTGTCTGCCGCTCTACCAGAGCATCGAGCTGACCCGGGGGATCGCGCTGGGCCGCTTGGCTATCTCTTTGCCGGTAGCCGTCGCCTACCTGGTGCTCATGGGACTGGCCGGCCTGGTGATCGCCCGCGGCAGGCTGGCCCGGGTACTTCTCCGTTAG
- a CDS encoding RNA methyltransferase: MFDHIRHRPPATLTREREIVLACAPLRTRANLSSIVRTAGCCGITRVIACGNAKIDPDVARDSLEHVTIEVRRTLPPVLRDLRAAGYRTIGLEQTTNSHSLHSFSFPRKTALAVGNERLGLTEEELKFVDDCVEIPVWGMPHSYNVATATAMALYEYCKQYPEG; encoded by the coding sequence ATGTTCGACCACATTCGGCATCGGCCACCGGCGACGCTGACCAGAGAGCGCGAAATCGTGCTGGCCTGCGCTCCTCTCCGTACCCGCGCGAATCTGTCCAGCATTGTGCGCACCGCGGGGTGCTGCGGAATCACCCGGGTCATCGCGTGCGGCAACGCGAAAATCGACCCGGACGTCGCACGGGACAGCCTGGAGCACGTCACGATCGAGGTCCGGCGGACGCTTCCCCCCGTACTCAGGGATCTCCGCGCGGCGGGATACCGGACGATCGGCCTGGAGCAGACGACGAACTCGCACAGCCTGCACAGCTTCTCCTTCCCCCGGAAAACGGCCCTCGCCGTCGGAAACGAACGGCTCGGCCTCACCGAGGAGGAACTGAAGTTCGTCGACGACTGCGTCGAGATTCCCGTCTGGGGAATGCCGCACAGCTACAACGTCGCGACCGCGACGGCGATGGCGCTGTACGAGTACTGCAAGCAGTACCCCGAAGGGTGA
- a CDS encoding M15 family metallopeptidase, translated as MPKNAALARPLSRLAVLASAAALAVTATVAPPATAKPEPKAPKEFVALSDVDRTILHDIRYVTRHNFTGERIDGYRQPMCILTEDAARALKKAQRAFRRDGYSLKVYDCYRPQRAVDQFVAWAEDLDDQRMKDEFYPRVDKSRLFEDGYIAERSGHSRGSVVDLTLVKLPAEPTRPYVPGEPLVDCAAPRQERFPDNSVDMATGYDCFDTLSHTLDERVRGEQRANRLRLKEGLEAAGFVNYEYEWWHFGLADEPFPDTYFDFPVHRRALSGRG; from the coding sequence ATGCCAAAGAACGCCGCCCTCGCGCGCCCCCTGAGCCGGCTCGCCGTCCTGGCCTCCGCCGCGGCTCTCGCCGTCACCGCCACGGTGGCGCCCCCGGCCACCGCGAAGCCGGAGCCGAAGGCCCCGAAGGAGTTCGTCGCGCTCTCCGACGTGGACCGCACGATCCTGCACGACATCCGCTACGTCACCCGGCACAACTTCACCGGCGAGCGCATCGACGGCTACCGCCAGCCGATGTGCATCCTCACCGAGGACGCCGCCCGGGCGCTGAAGAAGGCGCAGCGGGCTTTCCGCAGGGACGGCTACTCGCTGAAGGTCTACGACTGCTACCGCCCGCAGCGCGCGGTGGACCAGTTCGTGGCGTGGGCCGAGGACCTGGACGACCAGCGGATGAAGGACGAGTTCTACCCGCGCGTGGACAAGTCCCGGCTCTTCGAGGACGGCTACATCGCCGAACGCTCCGGGCACAGCCGGGGCAGCGTCGTGGACCTCACGCTGGTGAAGCTGCCGGCCGAACCCACCCGGCCGTACGTCCCCGGCGAACCGCTCGTCGACTGCGCCGCCCCGCGGCAGGAGCGCTTCCCCGACAACTCGGTCGACATGGCGACCGGCTACGACTGCTTCGACACCCTCAGCCACACGCTGGACGAGCGGGTGCGGGGCGAGCAGCGCGCCAACCGGCTGCGGCTCAAGGAAGGACTGGAGGCGGCCGGCTTCGTCAACTACGAGTACGAATGGTGGCACTTCGGGCTCGCGGACGAGCCGTTCCCCGACACCTACTTCGACTTCCCGGTCCACCGCCGTGCGCTGTCCGGGCGCGGGTAG